A window from Cryptomeria japonica chromosome 1, Sugi_1.0, whole genome shotgun sequence encodes these proteins:
- the LOC131031850 gene encoding F-box/FBD/LRR-repeat protein At1g13570 isoform X1, with protein MAAHDAFYPLPDSLLSFILTKMPIKDAVKSSVLSKRWRFLYTQMSDLTFSPTLVLGPDSPSLNSLLVSRLENIISNILLLHSHNLEAFHLHNNGFDHNQRRFSRENVCKWVRHASRCNIQHLTLSDHHVPALFCECCRALKETPPPALFSCSRLVTLYLYDYSLTSIPDNFDGFPCLITCRLKNVRLTDESLVSFISLCPLLQKLEITADDLLGNVVIFSSTIEHLHMQHARSLSVNCPKLKIMSGLMCGDLIVNGVRFYEFSSVIWHLEMDHGSTLRELSMDFSVAKFSTSRFLHIVGNCQTLKELVIYLGDIREIKMDAPLLNLFHMLPNLQRLHIMGSFLLECARDPIPDCLAFPHVNLKKIRVEVLEFDSKEIAAISCLLQSMPSLETMEIRLPDEDDEGRCMNFFKDILYLRRASLLARIIVLECTPNDYEDIPHWED; from the exons AGAGATGGAGATTTCTCTACACTCAGATGTCTGATCTCACTTTCTCTCCGACTCTTGTTTTGGGGCCTGATAGCCCTTCTCTCAATTCTCTCCTCGTGTCAAGACTTGAGAATATAATTTCCAACATCTTGCTTCTGCATTCACACAATCTGGAGGCCTTTCATCTCCACAACAACGGGTTCGATCATAATCAACGGCGCTTCTCTCGTGAAAATGTATGCAAATGGGTAAGACATGCATCTCGGTGTAATATTCAACACCTCACTCTATCTGACCACCATGTGCCGGCTCTTTTCTGTGAGTGCTGCCGTGCTTTAAAAGAAACGCCACCCCCTGCTCTTTTTTCATGTTCGCGTCTCGTAACACTGTATCTGTACGACTACTCCCTCACCAGTATCCCAGATAATTTTGACGGATTCCCCTGTTTGATTACTTGTCGCCTCAAGAATGTTCGATTGACTGATGAGTCTTTAGTCTCCTTCATTTCGCTCTGCCCCCTTCTGCAAAAACTGGAAATAACAGCAGATGATTTGCTAGGTAATGTAGTAATCTTTTCATCCACCATTGAACATTTGCATATGCAACACGCAAGATCTCTCTCTGTTAACTGCCCCAAACTTAAAATTATGTCGGGGTTAATGTGTGGGGATTTGATTGTAAATGGTGTAAGGTTCTATGAGTTTTCTTCTGTCATCTGGCATCTTGAAATGGACCATGGAAGTACTCTGAGGGAATTGTCGATGGACTTCAGCGTGGCAAAATTTTCAACAAGTAGATTTCTTCACATAGTAGGCAACTGCCAAACCTTGAAGGAACTGGTTATATACCTGGGTGATATCAGGGAAATAAAGATGGATGCTCCTCTGCTAAACCTGTTTCACATGCTTCCAAATCTTCAGCGTCTGCATATAATGGGCTCCTTTTTACTG GAGTGTGCAAGAGATCCTATACCTGATTGCCTCGCCTTTCCACATGTTAACCTTAAGAAAATACGTGTAGAAGTACTTGAGTTTGACTCCAAAGAGATTGCAGCAATCAGTTGCTTGCTCCAGAGTATGCCCTCTCTTGAAACAATGGAAATTCGGCTACCTGACGAAGATGATGAAGGTCGATGTATGAACTTCTTTAAAGATATTTTGTACTTGAGGAGAGCATCTTTACTAGCAAGGATTATTGTACTAGAATG CACACCGAATGATTACGAGGATATTCCACATTGGGAGGACTGA
- the LOC131031850 gene encoding F-box/FBD/LRR-repeat protein At1g13570 isoform X2 yields the protein MAAHDAFYPLPDSLLSFILTKMPIKDAVKSSVLSKRWRFLYTQMSDLTFSPTLVLGPDSPSLNSLLVSRLENIISNILLLHSHNLEAFHLHNNGFDHNQRRFSRENVCKWVRHASRCNIQHLTLSDHHVPALFCECCRALKETPPPALFSCSRLVTLYLYDYSLTSIPDNFDGFPCLITCRLKNVRLTDESLVSFISLCPLLQKLEITADDLLGNVVIFSSTIEHLHMQHARSLSVNCPKLKIMSGLMCGDLIVNGVRFYEFSSVIWHLEMDHGSTLRELSMDFSVAKFSTSRFLHIVGNCQTLKELVIYLGDIREIKMDAPLLNLFHMLPNLQRLHIMGSFLLECARDPIPDCLAFPHVNLKKIRVEVLEFDSKEIAAISCLLQSMPSLETMEIRLPDEDDEGRCMNFFKDILYLRRASLLARIIVLE from the exons AGAGATGGAGATTTCTCTACACTCAGATGTCTGATCTCACTTTCTCTCCGACTCTTGTTTTGGGGCCTGATAGCCCTTCTCTCAATTCTCTCCTCGTGTCAAGACTTGAGAATATAATTTCCAACATCTTGCTTCTGCATTCACACAATCTGGAGGCCTTTCATCTCCACAACAACGGGTTCGATCATAATCAACGGCGCTTCTCTCGTGAAAATGTATGCAAATGGGTAAGACATGCATCTCGGTGTAATATTCAACACCTCACTCTATCTGACCACCATGTGCCGGCTCTTTTCTGTGAGTGCTGCCGTGCTTTAAAAGAAACGCCACCCCCTGCTCTTTTTTCATGTTCGCGTCTCGTAACACTGTATCTGTACGACTACTCCCTCACCAGTATCCCAGATAATTTTGACGGATTCCCCTGTTTGATTACTTGTCGCCTCAAGAATGTTCGATTGACTGATGAGTCTTTAGTCTCCTTCATTTCGCTCTGCCCCCTTCTGCAAAAACTGGAAATAACAGCAGATGATTTGCTAGGTAATGTAGTAATCTTTTCATCCACCATTGAACATTTGCATATGCAACACGCAAGATCTCTCTCTGTTAACTGCCCCAAACTTAAAATTATGTCGGGGTTAATGTGTGGGGATTTGATTGTAAATGGTGTAAGGTTCTATGAGTTTTCTTCTGTCATCTGGCATCTTGAAATGGACCATGGAAGTACTCTGAGGGAATTGTCGATGGACTTCAGCGTGGCAAAATTTTCAACAAGTAGATTTCTTCACATAGTAGGCAACTGCCAAACCTTGAAGGAACTGGTTATATACCTGGGTGATATCAGGGAAATAAAGATGGATGCTCCTCTGCTAAACCTGTTTCACATGCTTCCAAATCTTCAGCGTCTGCATATAATGGGCTCCTTTTTACTG GAGTGTGCAAGAGATCCTATACCTGATTGCCTCGCCTTTCCACATGTTAACCTTAAGAAAATACGTGTAGAAGTACTTGAGTTTGACTCCAAAGAGATTGCAGCAATCAGTTGCTTGCTCCAGAGTATGCCCTCTCTTGAAACAATGGAAATTCGGCTACCTGACGAAGATGATGAAGGTCGATGTATGAACTTCTTTAAAGATATTTTGTACTTGAGGAGAGCATCTTTACTAGCAAGGATTATTGTACTAGAATG